In Aequorivita sp. H23M31, a single window of DNA contains:
- a CDS encoding proline dehydrogenase family protein, whose translation MSTKNYFDNTEVAFKLKSDSELERAYFLFKMISKEPLVRMGTAVTKFALNLNLPVEGLIRSTVFDHFCGGVNEKDCMSTVDKLYDVGVYSVLDFSVEGKEEDEQFDATAKKVVELTHFAQNKKAMPFSVFKPTGFGKFDIFQKITEKKSMTAAEEDQWEQIKRRYEEVSKAAHDCNISLLIDAEQSWMQDAADMLCEEMMAKYNREKPVVFNTLQCYRWDRLDYLKKQHEKAKAGGYKLGFKIVRGAYLEKENERAVENGYQTPICASKKETDDNFNAIMHYIMENLEDIHLFVGTHNELSTYLAMDYMEEMGIDKKDRKMWFGQLYGMSDHITFNLGELGYNVSKYIPFGPVKDVMPYLIRRAEENTSVAGQTSRELGLLKKEKVRRKL comes from the coding sequence ATGTCAACAAAAAACTATTTCGATAACACTGAAGTTGCTTTCAAACTGAAAAGCGATTCAGAACTAGAACGTGCCTATTTTCTTTTTAAAATGATTTCAAAAGAACCCTTAGTTAGAATGGGAACGGCAGTTACAAAATTTGCGCTGAATCTAAACCTTCCGGTTGAAGGTCTTATTCGCTCAACAGTATTTGATCACTTCTGCGGTGGAGTAAATGAAAAGGACTGTATGTCTACCGTGGATAAGCTTTATGACGTAGGAGTATATTCTGTTTTAGATTTTTCGGTGGAAGGGAAAGAGGAGGATGAACAATTTGATGCTACGGCAAAAAAGGTAGTAGAGCTTACCCATTTCGCCCAAAATAAAAAAGCAATGCCCTTTTCGGTTTTTAAACCTACTGGATTTGGAAAGTTTGATATCTTTCAAAAGATAACCGAAAAGAAATCGATGACCGCGGCCGAAGAGGACCAATGGGAGCAGATAAAGCGACGATATGAGGAGGTTTCCAAAGCTGCTCATGATTGCAATATAAGTTTGTTGATAGATGCTGAGCAATCCTGGATGCAAGATGCAGCAGATATGCTCTGTGAAGAAATGATGGCAAAATACAATCGCGAAAAGCCTGTTGTCTTTAATACGCTACAATGTTATCGCTGGGACCGTTTGGATTATCTCAAAAAACAGCACGAAAAGGCCAAAGCTGGTGGGTATAAGTTAGGATTCAAAATTGTCCGTGGCGCCTATTTGGAAAAAGAAAATGAACGCGCCGTTGAAAATGGTTATCAAACTCCCATTTGCGCCAGCAAAAAAGAAACAGATGACAATTTTAATGCAATTATGCATTATATAATGGAGAACCTTGAAGATATCCACCTATTTGTGGGCACACATAATGAGCTAAGCACCTATTTAGCCATGGATTATATGGAAGAAATGGGTATAGATAAAAAAGATAGAAAAATGTGGTTTGGTCAACTTTACGGAATGAGCGACCATATAACCTTTAATCTGGGAGAGCTGGGATATAACGTTTCTAAATATATCCCCTTCGGACCTGTAAAGGATGTGATGCCCTACTTAATTCGTCGTGCGGAAGAAAATACCTCAGTAGCTGGGCAGACCAGTCGCGAATTGGGTCTTTTAAAAAAGGAAAAGGTTCGTAGAAAACTTTAA
- a CDS encoding alanine dehydrogenase: MATIKSPFTKAQLLPQEETLEIARQKGELFIGIPKEAYFQERRICLTPDAVNAIVNNGHRVLMENGAGLEAGFSDREYSEAGAQLTEDTKKVFGCPVILKVEPPTLEELDLMNPKTVLISALQLKTRKPIYFETLAKKKITALAFEFIKDEDNSYPLVKALSEIAGTAAVLIAAELMVNAKKGNGLLFGNISGVPPIEVVVIGAGTVGEFAVRSALGLGANVKVFDNSITKLRTIQTNVGRILYTSTLQPKNLTKALLRCDVAIGAVRGHNRSPIVVTDEMVQKMKKGAVVIDVCVDMGGCFETTEMTSHDSPTCIKHEVIHYGVPNIPARYPKTASISISNIFTPYILEIAESGGLENAIRFDDGLKNGLYFYRGILTNKAIADWFDLPYSDLNLLIF, from the coding sequence ATGGCCACAATTAAATCACCATTTACCAAAGCCCAGTTATTGCCCCAAGAAGAGACCTTGGAAATAGCAAGACAGAAAGGGGAATTATTCATAGGCATTCCAAAAGAAGCATATTTTCAAGAGAGACGAATTTGCCTAACCCCAGATGCGGTTAATGCCATTGTTAACAACGGTCATCGCGTTCTAATGGAAAATGGTGCCGGACTGGAAGCCGGATTTTCGGATAGGGAATATTCCGAGGCAGGAGCCCAATTAACAGAGGATACCAAAAAAGTTTTTGGCTGTCCGGTAATTCTAAAAGTTGAACCGCCAACCCTGGAAGAATTGGATCTAATGAATCCAAAAACGGTCTTGATTTCCGCACTTCAGTTAAAAACACGAAAACCAATATATTTCGAAACACTGGCAAAAAAGAAAATAACGGCATTAGCATTTGAATTTATAAAAGATGAGGATAACAGTTATCCGCTGGTAAAAGCATTGAGCGAAATTGCGGGAACCGCCGCTGTCCTCATCGCTGCTGAATTGATGGTTAATGCCAAAAAGGGCAATGGGCTATTATTTGGAAATATCAGCGGAGTTCCACCAATTGAAGTAGTTGTAATTGGCGCAGGAACTGTGGGAGAATTTGCTGTACGCTCAGCGTTGGGACTAGGTGCCAATGTGAAAGTATTTGATAATTCCATCACCAAATTACGAACTATTCAGACCAATGTGGGTAGAATCCTCTATACCTCTACCCTTCAACCAAAAAACTTAACCAAGGCTCTCCTAAGATGTGATGTTGCCATTGGCGCGGTAAGAGGACATAACCGCTCCCCTATTGTCGTTACGGATGAAATGGTCCAAAAAATGAAAAAAGGAGCCGTTGTTATTGATGTCTGTGTGGATATGGGCGGTTGTTTTGAGACTACCGAGATGACCAGTCATGATAGCCCTACCTGTATAAAGCATGAGGTAATCCACTACGGGGTTCCCAATATTCCGGCGAGATACCCAAAAACAGCCTCCATTTCAATCAGTAATATCTTTACCCCCTATATTTTAGAAATCGCCGAGAGCGGCGGTTTGGAAAATGCAATCCGCTTTGACGATGGTTTAAAAAATGGTTTGTATTTTTACCGCGGGATACTTACCAACAAAGCAATTGCCGATTGGTTTGATTTACCTTACAGCGACCTCAATTTATTAATATTTTAG
- a CDS encoding protease inhibitor I42 family protein encodes MSKIKLVTITFTLILFASCAGPYTYKDSGKTVELSVNDVFEIVLEGEPGSGYVWELDEPTSFVRLESISTENESGKDKFIFHFKAVAQGQETIFLEYSKEEAINKNFELKVVVGTLGAVL; translated from the coding sequence ATGTCAAAAATTAAACTCGTAACAATAACTTTTACTTTGATCCTATTCGCTAGTTGTGCGGGACCTTACACTTATAAAGATAGCGGAAAAACCGTGGAACTTAGTGTGAACGACGTATTTGAAATTGTGTTGGAAGGAGAACCTGGCTCTGGATATGTATGGGAATTGGATGAGCCAACCTCTTTTGTAAGATTGGAATCTATTTCTACCGAAAACGAAAGTGGTAAGGATAAGTTTATATTTCATTTCAAAGCCGTTGCCCAAGGTCAGGAAACAATTTTTTTAGAATATTCCAAAGAGGAAGCAATCAATAAGAATTTTGAGCTCAAGGTGGTAGTTGGAACTTTGGGAGCCGTGCTTTAA
- a CDS encoding dihydrofolate reductase family protein yields MRKVVAAINMTLDGVFDHTAGLPDADIHKHYTELLDRSGVIMYGRKTFQLMEFWRSLLENPSEEKSMNDFALAIDKIPKIVFSKTLHNLDWITATIAKRDLKDEILELKKQSGKDILIGSRSLIMQLLNLNLIDDFQLCIYPVIAGKGLSLFENINERRILKLIRIKTFNSGAVLHYYAPKKLANSNYHSIFFVNSSINTVYKAITESIPEWWTKDFSGTANILKAEFTVRFGTTFKTMKVIELIPNEKVVWVCIDTLIDIPELKNKKEWKNTKIVLDLSEEKSNVKITLTHFGLTPEVACYQICKMGWESFLESLTKFLETGKGTPFKP; encoded by the coding sequence ATGAGAAAGGTAGTTGCAGCCATAAATATGACACTCGACGGTGTCTTCGACCATACCGCTGGTTTGCCCGATGCGGATATCCATAAGCATTATACAGAACTTCTGGATAGATCGGGGGTCATTATGTATGGTAGAAAAACTTTTCAATTGATGGAATTTTGGCGGAGCTTATTGGAAAATCCTTCCGAAGAAAAATCGATGAATGACTTTGCTTTGGCAATTGACAAGATTCCAAAAATAGTATTTTCCAAAACACTTCATAATCTAGATTGGATAACTGCAACCATAGCAAAACGCGACTTAAAAGATGAAATATTAGAACTCAAAAAACAATCCGGCAAAGACATCCTAATTGGTAGCCGCAGTTTAATTATGCAGCTTTTAAATCTCAATTTAATTGATGATTTCCAGCTTTGCATCTATCCTGTTATCGCGGGAAAAGGTTTGTCTTTATTTGAAAACATAAATGAAAGGAGAATTCTTAAACTTATAAGGATAAAAACTTTTAATAGTGGAGCGGTACTTCATTACTATGCACCGAAAAAATTGGCAAATTCAAATTATCATAGCATCTTTTTCGTAAATTCAAGTATAAATACTGTCTATAAAGCGATAACTGAAAGCATTCCTGAGTGGTGGACAAAAGATTTCTCTGGCACCGCGAATATTTTAAAGGCTGAATTTACCGTTCGCTTTGGCACCACTTTCAAAACGATGAAGGTCATTGAATTAATTCCCAATGAAAAAGTAGTTTGGGTATGCATCGATACCTTGATCGATATTCCTGAACTCAAAAACAAGAAGGAATGGAAGAACACCAAAATTGTGTTGGATTTATCCGAAGAAAAAAGTAATGTCAAGATTACGTTGACCCATTTCGGGTTGACGCCTGAAGTGGCTTGTTACCAGATATGTAAAATGGGGTGGGAATCATTTTTGGAAAGTTTGACAAAGTTTTTGGAAACTGGGAAAGGAACACCATTTAAACCTTAA
- the tsaE gene encoding tRNA (adenosine(37)-N6)-threonylcarbamoyltransferase complex ATPase subunit type 1 TsaE has product MKMTYTQKDLPEMAEKILKNVKSKVILFKGSMGVGKTTLIKELANHLGSQDTASSPTFAIVNEYEIPDDLIYHFDFYRIKDIQEALDLGVEDYLYSGHFVFIEWPEKIESLLPEDAVELYIRMGMDGTRTLTIDI; this is encoded by the coding sequence ATGAAAATGACCTATACGCAGAAGGATCTGCCAGAAATGGCCGAAAAAATTTTAAAAAATGTCAAATCGAAGGTTATCCTTTTCAAAGGATCGATGGGAGTTGGAAAAACCACATTGATAAAGGAACTTGCAAACCATCTAGGTTCTCAAGATACCGCTTCAAGCCCTACTTTTGCTATTGTTAATGAATATGAGATTCCGGATGACCTCATTTACCATTTCGATTTTTACAGAATCAAGGATATACAAGAGGCACTGGATCTGGGTGTTGAAGATTATCTTTATAGCGGACATTTTGTTTTTATAGAATGGCCAGAAAAAATAGAATCTTTATTACCCGAAGATGCCGTAGAATTGTATATAAGAATGGGGATGGATGGTACACGGACGTTGACGATAGATATTTGA
- a CDS encoding DUF4258 domain-containing protein, with translation MRLKYRLLYFSGGFIMGLLLLFFILSGKKTSCAYGPDARTLKNIRLKERAFSENTLRFLRENKMDTSAISYLLLKGDVDFSQSITNLDSCNQYVIKGKFQEKNLKVRIANCEKVATVMTAAFADK, from the coding sequence ATGAGATTAAAATACCGATTGCTTTACTTTTCTGGAGGTTTTATTATGGGCCTCCTTCTTCTCTTTTTTATCCTTAGCGGAAAAAAAACATCCTGTGCATATGGACCCGATGCGCGGACTTTAAAAAATATTAGACTGAAGGAACGTGCCTTCTCTGAAAACACCCTTCGGTTTTTAAGAGAAAACAAAATGGATACTTCCGCAATTAGTTATCTATTGCTTAAAGGAGATGTAGATTTTTCACAAAGCATAACCAATCTCGATTCTTGTAACCAATACGTTATTAAGGGAAAATTTCAGGAAAAAAATCTTAAAGTGAGAATAGCTAATTGCGAAAAAGTAGCAACCGTTATGACCGCTGCTTTTGCCGATAAATAA
- a CDS encoding DUF4421 family protein, with the protein MFVVICAKSVGLSQVEKARDSSYFISYTDKVVVGLNVDTQTDTYIFRDDSFIDRMEITPNNLYRLSVSVDYKFIGVSLGFAPSFFKEKDAQRLKGESSFSDYKFHFFFGQFVQGLQYQSTKGYYFVNTGDYIDDWQDGKDPYVQFPDLKKTIYGMSSGYVFNKNFSYRSLIGYTERQIKSAGSVVPILYYDYTRFSNVFYGEKSVEKQLNFRLAVGYYYTFVLSGKWFATAGLSPSIAVRFSHFIDSEADGHETQEKETYLLQALDGVLQIGFNGRRFFGGGKLILNADKYDEDSQSHIENNQIYSLAYFGLRFDAPRFISKPVEDVENKVQKNLESLKKEKPKSK; encoded by the coding sequence TTGTTTGTTGTTATTTGTGCTAAATCGGTTGGTCTTTCCCAGGTTGAAAAGGCGAGGGATTCTTCCTATTTCATATCTTATACGGACAAAGTTGTTGTAGGGTTGAATGTTGATACCCAGACCGACACCTATATATTCCGGGATGATTCTTTTATAGACCGGATGGAAATAACGCCCAACAACTTGTATAGACTCTCAGTTTCCGTGGATTACAAGTTTATAGGGGTAAGCCTAGGGTTCGCTCCAAGTTTTTTCAAGGAAAAAGATGCCCAACGACTTAAAGGAGAATCTTCGTTTAGCGATTACAAATTCCATTTTTTCTTCGGACAATTTGTACAAGGTTTACAATATCAGAGTACCAAAGGGTATTACTTCGTCAATACGGGCGATTATATTGACGATTGGCAAGATGGAAAAGATCCCTATGTTCAATTTCCCGATTTAAAGAAAACAATTTATGGCATGAGTAGCGGCTATGTTTTCAATAAAAACTTTTCCTATCGATCATTGATAGGATATACGGAACGACAAATAAAAAGTGCAGGTAGTGTGGTGCCGATTCTGTATTATGATTACACTCGTTTCTCCAATGTTTTTTACGGTGAGAAAAGCGTGGAGAAGCAACTCAACTTCCGTCTCGCCGTTGGTTATTACTATACCTTCGTTCTCTCGGGAAAATGGTTCGCAACAGCGGGACTTTCCCCTTCAATTGCTGTCCGTTTCTCACATTTTATAGACAGTGAGGCCGATGGTCATGAAACGCAAGAGAAGGAAACCTATCTGCTTCAGGCTTTGGATGGGGTATTGCAAATTGGATTTAATGGAAGACGTTTTTTTGGTGGCGGCAAGCTCATTTTAAATGCCGACAAATATGACGAGGATAGCCAGAGCCATATCGAAAACAACCAAATTTATAGTTTGGCATATTTCGGACTAAGGTTTGACGCACCCAGATTCATTTCCAAACCTGTTGAGGATGTGGAAAACAAGGTCCAAAAAAATCTGGAATCGCTTAAGAAGGAGAAACCGAAAAGCAAATAA
- a CDS encoding heavy-metal-associated domain-containing protein — MSLLSENVIPGNHGKVFGTNAENGEDLDRIIEAVRSVKGVSDVIIDEKKYPKEFKVLTSKLVKIKTIEKRVNAIGFHTVPTGLFEL; from the coding sequence ATGAGCTTATTATCTGAAAATGTTATCCCTGGAAACCACGGTAAAGTATTTGGCACAAATGCGGAAAACGGGGAGGATCTGGATAGGATAATAGAGGCAGTCCGTTCCGTAAAAGGTGTTAGTGATGTTATTATAGATGAAAAAAAGTATCCAAAGGAATTTAAAGTTCTCACCTCAAAACTGGTCAAGATAAAAACCATTGAAAAAAGAGTTAACGCAATTGGTTTTCATACCGTTCCTACAGGATTGTTTGAACTTTAA
- a CDS encoding helix-turn-helix domain-containing protein, which yields MERTIHLLTEQVAFSFFRDYSHSDPKGREDPSLERFSEIFDYNEYYIDTRTDCRSNIQLNDDKGFFFLYSWEGNLVLRLNDCVKSILPYQSAIFLNADTAALIQIELENECQNHFCVISYKKPNGNLITSDTCFYNRCKDSLKDNLNEGPNLFIGQPYLKLLDKINELSCMSKDSWASKIIMQGTILQIFGLKMEQVIKSLSNGMKNDCLLTKTEIDRLQVISHNIKENPAVDYSIEYICRETGLSPSKLQDGFKKLHNRTVIDHIRQVRLERALELIETTDLNISEIVYSVGWTSRSYFSKIFKNKYKLSPKSYQEKVRSKLMADTLIELKLFESA from the coding sequence ATGGAACGGACAATTCATCTTCTCACAGAACAAGTTGCTTTTTCATTTTTCAGAGATTATTCGCATTCGGATCCTAAAGGTAGAGAAGATCCATCTCTAGAAAGGTTTTCGGAAATTTTTGATTATAACGAATATTATATTGACACCCGAACCGATTGTCGTTCCAATATTCAACTAAATGATGACAAAGGATTTTTTTTTCTATATAGTTGGGAGGGAAATTTGGTGTTAAGGTTGAATGATTGCGTTAAGTCAATTTTGCCTTATCAAAGCGCTATTTTTTTAAACGCCGATACCGCCGCCTTGATTCAGATAGAACTGGAGAATGAATGTCAGAACCATTTTTGTGTTATTAGTTACAAGAAACCTAATGGGAACCTGATTACCTCAGATACTTGTTTTTATAATAGGTGCAAGGATTCTCTTAAGGACAATTTAAATGAAGGCCCAAATTTGTTTATAGGGCAACCTTATCTCAAACTTTTAGATAAGATAAACGAACTTTCATGTATGTCCAAAGATTCCTGGGCATCGAAAATTATTATGCAGGGAACTATACTGCAGATATTTGGTTTGAAGATGGAACAGGTTATTAAATCCCTCTCAAACGGGATGAAAAATGATTGTTTACTAACTAAAACAGAAATTGATCGTTTACAGGTCATTTCCCATAATATTAAGGAGAATCCCGCAGTGGATTATTCCATAGAATATATCTGTAGGGAAACCGGTCTATCTCCATCTAAATTGCAGGATGGTTTTAAGAAACTTCATAACCGTACTGTTATTGATCATATTCGCCAGGTTAGATTGGAAAGGGCTTTGGAACTGATTGAAACTACCGATTTGAATATATCTGAAATTGTTTATTCCGTGGGATGGACGAGTAGAAGCTATTTCTCAAAAATTTTTAAAAATAAATATAAATTATCCCCTAAGTCATATCAAGAAAAAGTCCGATCTAAATTAATGGCAGATACGCTTATCGAATTAAAATTATTTGAGAGCGCCTAA